The nucleotide sequence TGAGTGACAATCCGTTTTCAATTGGAAATTACACAATTTTATTGCAGCAATACGAACTGCTCCATCGGTATTGGTAGTATTATAATTTGGGATTAAACTGAACTATTATCATGTCGTCTAGAGAGGtacttttttttctatttgaatATCTAATGCTAGGTTATAATAAGATTTGGTTATATGGATTTTTTTTATTGCTATTGAGATTTATAAAGAATTATATCAATAGGTCTCTTTCCGACAATCTCCTATTCATTATGTTATCAGTGATGTAAAGTAATTCTCTATATTTTTTCGTCCAAGCTTTGGATTAGCTTCGATAGTATTTTCGTTGTGTTTGAACTGTTGgtatgaaatatttaatctcaaatGAACGATAATATCATTAAACTCCAATGATCAAAAATATTTAATTCTAAATTAACGGTCCCAAATTAAGGAGTAACGATACTTCTGTAGTCATCTGGTGGTCATCGTTGCAATCGTCAGTCCATTGAGAGCAATCTTTCACCATGACGAGCACAAGACGGAAATAGCTTTCGTAAACCACCCATTTGCTTTCCTGCTCGTGTTTAGAAACCCAACTGCACGGACCCTACAAGGGTCTATGGCAATAAATGTATCAGTAACGAGTAGCACTACACGAGAAGCGTCGATTTAGTTTCAAGGGTCGTTGGCAACGATAGAACCAGGTGGCCTACGACTCGGTGACCGACGACCAAATCATACGCTCCACGTGAGCTCCCTTCATTCCAGGCCGAGCCATGCACATTGCACGCGGCCGAGCGTCCGGAGGCGAACCCGCTtcgatctcctctctctctctctctctctctctctctctttctcaactCTATAAATATCCGCTTCGCCATTCACATTGCATCACACATCTCCCGCAAAGACCAGAAGCCAAAGCGAAATGGCCACCAGAAGAGTCGAAGCCTTCCTCTTCCCACTTCTCCTCCTGCTCCTCTCCTCCAGCTGCCTCTTGGCTTCATCCTCCAAATCTGATCCAGAGAAGAAGCGTTGCGTCATGGAGTGCAGAGGCATTCCGGAGCAGCAGCAGAGGAAGCTATGCGTGCACCGGTGCTTAGACCATTCCGGCGAGCAAGAATCTGGAAGAGAGCACAACCCTTACTACTTCGGACGGCGGAGCTACCAGCAGTGGAGCAGAACGGAGCACGGCCGTTTGGAGGTGCTGGAGAGGTTTGCTCGGAGATCCGACCACTTGCTGGGCGTCGACAACTACCGCCTGGCGGTGTTGGAGGCGGAGCCGCAGACTTTTATCATGCCCTGCCATTGGGACGCCGAACAGGTGGTTTACGTAATGCAAGGTATACCAGTCGATGCATGCAAGCTTTGATCAAAGCCCACTGGTCTCTACGTACGTAATGTCATGGCCGTCACGTGCAGGGCGTGGGACGATAACACTGCTGCACGAGGAGAGGCGAGAGTCACACGATATCAAGAGAGGAGACATCATGAGGGTTCCGGCGGGGGTGATCGTGTATGCCATCAACAAAGCCAGTAATGAGAGGCTCCGAGTCGCCATGCTCCTCCACCCCGTCTCGACTCCCGGGCACATTGAGGTAGATTGGATTCAGTGCGCTCCTTTTGATTAGGTCCTCGGTGCAATGTGAAGGACTCATGGTTTCTTTGACGTAGGAGTACCATGGTGCAGCCGGGAGGAATCCACAGACCTTCTACACCAGTTTTAGCAACGAAGTACTGGAAGCTGCCTTCAATGTCGGTTCCGATCTGCTTCCATCTCCATTTTCTCAGCGGCTCTTCCACCTTTAGGACTTTAACCGTACTGTGTTTGATCTGTAGACTCCGTGGGATAAACTAGGGAGGGTATTTAGGAGCCAGAGGAAGGGGGAAATCATAAAGATAACCGAGGATCAGATCAGAGCATTGAATGAATCCAAAACCGAGAGTTGGCCTTTTGGACTCTCAAATGAGCCATACAATCTGCTGGAGAACAGCCCTTCTCATTCGAATGAGCATGGTCAACTACACGAGGCCACAGGTAACGACTGCGAGATGCTCCAGGATCTGAATGTGGACGTATCCATTGCTAACATCAGCGAGGTGATCTCACTCCTCTCTTTTTTTGCACTGTTATATGCACACTGTAAGAGTCGTTCTCATCATTCATCCTCTGCGGTTGTTATGTGTAGCGATCAATGATGGCTCCAAACTACGACACCCGGTCGACCAAGTTGGCCATGGTGGTGGAAGGAAGAGGCTACATCGAGATGGCTTGTCCCCACCGCTCCGCCGAGCGACGCAGAACCCAGGAGGAGACGGGATCCCAAGGAGAGCAGCGCGTCCGCTATCGGACCGTGAGATCGCGAGTCTCCCGTGGGTCGGTGTTCGTGATCCCCGCAGGGCACCCGGCGGCAGTCGTGGCCGCTGCTAACGAAAACCTTCAGGTCCTCTGCTTCGGGACACGGTCGGAGAACAACCGGAGGTACTACCTCGCGGGGAGGAACAACGTGCTGAACAGACTCGACAGGGCGGCGAAGGCGATGGCCTTCGGCGTCCCGGCGGAGGAAGTGGAAGAGGTGCTCAATGCGCAGCCGGAGAGCGTGTTCATGCCCGGTCCGGAGCGCCggcgggaagaagaagagaagtggcGGCAGCTTATCTTCAAATATGCCGGGTTGTGAGTGAGCTGTTGAGCTTGTGGGTAGGGAATCCTGTTTAGGTGAACGAGGATTAGTGCGAAAAGGATAAAATGGGGCACGGGCTTCTGCAGTTCGAATAAAGAAGGTCACTTACTTTGCGTGCTCCAACATGTGTTTCAACATGTTGTTTAGGTGATCAAATCCGCTTCTACAGTTTCCGCTGCTCTTTCCACTTCAGCTACATGTGGTTTTCACTGGTTGCGAACTGATCGTGTGTTCACGTTTGACGTCCCTTGGAATGCCAAAGTTTGAAGATTTGATCATCAGCGGCCAGTGGCATCTTCCAAGAAGAGTATGAATGTTTTACCAAGTGTTTTCAAACTATTGATAATAtctgtaaaataggtgtacatgtcactaatgatttcgcttggctttattcgaaataattcaaaattatgcatcgaaAGATTTATCTTAAATACTTTTTATTCTACTTGTGCTTTCATAAGTAATTTTAAGTGTGTGTAAAATATCATGTGAAGTTTCATaagtcgattaaactcatttttgtccaaagcacaaaacaaaacattcatagctttagcatttaacgaaaataattttttcttaaaatcattctattcatttgTAGGTTTAGAGGgtgtttgaaaatcaaattcaatgatatttcataaattaaaatctataaaatacaagaaaattctcatatgtggtttctaatatgtgtagtccgtcccattgaatataggagggcgagagatagagtgaccctctaaaGTATCGGTAAAAaccatttaatctctcttgggtgttaaattaaTCGAGAAAAACTTgactctgatactaactattaggactaaaatgacactaagagagggtggAGATAGGGGTGAattaataatttcataaaattatGACGATTTAAAAATTCATTCGATCAAACCCATATCACAAATGCATTTAACTTAACTATGGTTTATCGTAAAGTTACCATGAAGTGCATGCCATCGCCGTCCGCACTAATGTCTCTGACCTAGCTGATGTCAAATCACTATTCGACCGCGCTGAGTCCACCTTCGGCGGCGCTGTGCCCCACATCCTCATCGCCTGCGCCAACGTCCATGACCCCAAGTATCCACCCCTCGTTGACATGACCCCCGAAGATTTAGACTCCACCTTCAACTTCAATGCCCACGGTGCATTACTCTGCTACTAGGAGGTGGCGGCACGGCTGATGAGGATCGTGACAATGTCGTCATCATTGGTGGCAGTGCTACTGCTAGGATACAAGCGTACTCGgcgtcgaaggcggtggtggaGGCAATGACGAAAGTGCTGGCGAAGGAGCTATGGGGGACGAGGGTTACGGCCAACTGCGTTGCGCCGGGGCTGACGGCCATGGAGTTCTTCTTCACGGCGAAGTGCGAGGACGTGAAGCGGATAGCAGAAACGAGTCCACTGGGGTGGCTGGGGCAATCGGAGGATGTGGCCGCGCTGGTGGGGTTCCAATGCATCGATGCCAGCGAGTGGGTCAACGAGCAGGTCATTCAGGTCAACGGTGAATTCATTTGATATCGGCTTCCGCTTCTTCGTGTTGTCATCGCTCTTAATTCACCGCCTTATTTCAATAAAAGGATTGTGCTGTCTTATTGCACAATAAAAGGAtatttcaattgatgcaaattaaaTATAAGGTGGCAATTAATTAAGCCGAACCTACCACAAGATTTGAGTGAGCATTTCCAAATCTAATGGATTTCAATTTTAATTTTGTAACAAAAGACTTCTTTTATACCCTTTATATGTTTGCATATCACGGCACAACTAGTGAACCCGCAGTGACATTTTATCATCGGATCTAAAACATGATGTGTAGACAATCTGTAATCTAAGAAACGAAACATATTGTAATGAGCTACTAGCTTTCTTTGTGATTTGTACTACTATTCGAGAACTTGATTAATAGATGATGATGGATTATTCATTtgatagtagaaaaaaaaaaagagagaaaagcaaAAAGAACTCCAGAGAAAGAATAAAGTtttgattgaaaaataaaattttaggaaGAGAACAAGAAAGTTTCCTCGCAGATGAAAGGATCCGCGTAAAGTGTGGCCTAAATATtcacataaaatatcaataaagTATTGAATTAATATGGGGAAAGAATTTAGATAGAAGATCGAGGTGCCATCTACTTCACTGAGATCGAGTAAGACACAGAGAAACAAAAAATATCTAGATGAAAGGATCCAAGAACAACGAAGCAATCAAGGAAAAGGACTCAAGACACTAACCTATTTGTCGAGCAAAGGAACATCAAGAATGAACCATTAAAATGGAAAGAATAATATGGGGAAAGAGGAATCTGAAAGTAGGGAAGTAACCGAAGAAAAGGGTCTATGAAATATTCACTATAATTCAAGATCGAGTAAAAAGGAAAAGCAAGAATGAATCAATCGATAATATAGTTTagaattgtaaacataaaatatgtaatatgttaTAAGTTACACGAAAAATTTTCataccaggattgaaatcaaataattttaaatCAGGTTTATAACGTTTCTTTCGAtgccataaaaaaaatatatctctgATCTACAAAGGTACTATCCTCCAAATCTAAATGTCACACTAACGTCGATCTACAAGGAGAAGAGAGAAATTATAATCTCTCAACTGCGTCCTCTATGACATACGTTGTTTACTCCCTAAAAGTCTTATTTGCAAGAGCAGGGGGTCTAGAATAaattattatgagagttcctcctATCAAGGGCATCCCCTAAGGAATCTTACATTAATATGAACTTCTTTCGATTAGCCAATATCTGTCATCAGAATCCaattaattctattatatatcttatccaattataaagggccacataatctaacattcttccacttggccaattaattgataagatattaaaaatatttaaaatcaaaataaacataataaaatttgtttgaaaataattttacctaatttgattttaaaaaattttgaaaagtattttatacatggccatgaatTTTAAAAACAAGCTAATAAATCCAATAAGGATAATAATACTATAGTCAGTCTAAGTATCAACGTGAGTCATAACGGTTGTATGTCATCAATCTCATACTTCCTTTTATGTACCATAACATTGTTAGCCTTTTCTTATATAGATTGTAATGACCCTGCAATTTATTTTGTGAagacaattatattattatatttaactataatatgcataaacataaatataaatataataataaaaataaataactttaactatataaataaatattaataatagcatccacctaaGCATGCATCACCCTATCTTTTATGGTTTTCTCAAAAGTCCTATTCTAAGaatatgttctttaaatattttatactgtAAAGCTTTAGTAAATGAATCAACAATCATCATAGTAGTGCTAAGGTTCTTAATTGACACTCCTATTTCTAAACCCTTTCTCTAACCACTAAGTACCTTATCTTAATGTGCTTGGAACTACTAGAGTACTtattattcttagagaagaaaactgctatagtattatcacaaaatatttttagCGGCCTAGTAATTGAGTCAAACGACATCAAGTTCTAAAAAAAATTTCGCAACTATAAAGCTTAATTTGTGACCTTAAAACATATTATAAATTCAGCTTTTATTATTGATGATACAATAAATGATTGTTTTACACTTTTCTAAGAAATTGCCTCACTAATTAACATGAAtataaatcctgaagtggactttctACTATCGAGATAATTTACAAAATCAGTATTTGAAGATCCTATCATTTCAAACTAAGTTGATCTAttatatatgagcatataatctttcatctCTTACAGATATCTCAATATTTTCTTTGTAACTTTTCAATATTCCATtcttgggttgctttggtatctacTCTGCATTGCAACtataaaactgatatctggtcttgtataggtttaagcatataatagactttcaactgCACACtcataaagaatattttttatttgattcttttctaaatcatttttTGGGTACTAGTTTTAGTTGAAATTTTTACCTCTAataataggtatatcattggTTGATTAAAGCTAAATATTAAATCTCTCTaagatatgattaatatattttttttgagatagtCCTAATAATCATTAAGATTTATCCCTAAATGTCTCAATGCTaataacataggctgcctcattcatattaaccatcttaaagttcttactgagaaatatcttggttttgtataataaactaagatcactattagaaaacaaaatatcatccacatataagaccaatataataaacttggctCACTTACCTTAAATACATGCACTAATCATAATGCTTTCCTTAAATGTGAAAGAAGTAATgatatcatgaaactttatataccattgtttggAAACTTGTTTAAAgctataaatggatttcttaagtataCAAGCTCAGCTTTCTTTTTCCTCATCTATAAATCCTTCAAGTTGtttaatataaattttctcaTCTATATCCCTATTCAGAAATACTATTTTCATATTCATATGGTGTAATTCaatatcataatgagctactaatgtcatAATGATTCTCAACGAGTCCTTTCTAGAAACTGGAAAAAATATCTCATTGTAGTCTTTGCCGTCTTTGTGAGAAAAATGTTTAGTCATAaatctggctttatatcgtttgaTATTGTCTGTTGAGTTATGTTTTGTCTTAAAAActcatttacaaccgactcttttatagTTACTGAGCAATTTAATAAGTTTCTAGGCATCATTCTAGcctattaattttaactctttttcattgcatcataccatttttcagaatcgttgttttctatggcttgtgaaaatgataaaggatctctttttattcctatattataatctgattcttatagatataccatataattattaaaatgatatatttcttttttctttgagaTCTTCTTAAAACTGTCAATTGTGATTATTCTATAAGATCATCAATGGAGAAATCAACATCATGTGAAAGTTTATcaatgttattttattgttcaccctcatcaattctctcattgatttgaggaataataatTTCTTGAATAGAAGATGATACTAGAGAATTAATCTGAATcttctcaatatcaaaattgatccttcgaga is from Musa acuminata AAA Group cultivar baxijiao chromosome BXJ3-8, Cavendish_Baxijiao_AAA, whole genome shotgun sequence and encodes:
- the LOC103995097 gene encoding vicilin Cor a 11.0101-like, giving the protein MATRRVEAFLFPLLLLLLSSSCLLASSSKSDPEKKRCVMECRGIPEQQQRKLCVHRCLDHSGEQESGREHNPYYFGRRSYQQWSRTEHGRLEVLERFARRSDHLLGVDNYRLAVLEAEPQTFIMPCHWDAEQVVYVMQGRGTITLLHEERRESHDIKRGDIMRVPAGVIVYAINKASNERLRVAMLLHPVSTPGHIEEYHGAAGRNPQTFYTSFSNEVLEAAFNTPWDKLGRVFRSQRKGEIIKITEDQIRALNESKTESWPFGLSNEPYNLLENSPSHSNEHGQLHEATGNDCEMLQDLNVDVSIANISERSMMAPNYDTRSTKLAMVVEGRGYIEMACPHRSAERRRTQEETGSQGEQRVRYRTVRSRVSRGSVFVIPAGHPAAVVAAANENLQVLCFGTRSENNRRYYLAGRNNVLNRLDRAAKAMAFGVPAEEVEEVLNAQPESVFMPGPERRREEEEKWRQLIFKYAGL